Proteins found in one Triticum aestivum cultivar Chinese Spring chromosome 4D, IWGSC CS RefSeq v2.1, whole genome shotgun sequence genomic segment:
- the LOC123098212 gene encoding glucan endo-1,3-beta-glucosidase 3, with the protein MAKLHFFLLLLLAAAQATHGEDGAYIGVNIGTAMSSVPAATQITTLLRSQNIRHIRLYDADPGMLSALANTGIRVIISVPNEQLLAIGNSNATAAKWVARNVAAHYPSVNITAIAVGSEVLSTLPNAAPLIMPAMRYLQNALVAAALDKYIKISTPHSSSIILDSFPPSQAFFNRSLDPVLVPMLKFLQSTGAPLMLNVYPYYDYMRSNGVIPLDYALFRPLPPNKEAVDANTLLHYTNVFDAVVDAAYFAMAYLNVTNVPVMVTETGWPHKGDASAEPDANNDNADTYNSNLIRHVMNVTGTPKHPGVAVPTFIYELYDEDTRPGTASEKYWGLFDMNGIPAYALHLTGSGVLLANDTTNQTYCVAREGADEKMLQAALDWACGPGKVDCSVLTQGKPCYDPDTVEDHATYAFNAYYHGMGMGSGTCYFSGVAVITTTDPSHGSCVYSGKNGSALLNGTSLAPSSNSTTDSGSWRAAGDVTSFVRIVVTALLLSVVALL; encoded by the exons ATGGCGAAGCTCCACTTCTTCCTCCTGTTGCTGCTGGCCGCCGCCCAAGCTACTCACGGCGAGGATG GGGCGTACATCGGCGTCAACATCGGCACGGCCATGTCATCGGTGCCGGCTGCCACGCAGATCACGACGCTGCTCCGCTCGCAGAACATCCGGCACATCCGCCTCTACGACGCCGACCCGGGGATGCTGTCGGCGCTCGCCAACACCGGCATCCGCGTCATCATCTCCGTCCCCAACGAGCAGCTCCTCGCCATCGGCAACTCCAACGCCACGGCGGCCAAGTGGGTGGCGCGCAACGTGGCCGCCCACTACCCCTCCGTGAACATCACGGCCATCGCGGTCGGCTCCGAGGTGCTCTCCACGCTCCCCAACGCCGCCCCGCTCATCATGCCCGCCATGCGCTACCTCCAGAACGCGCTCGTGGCCGCGGCGCTCGACAAGTACATCAAGATCTCCACACCACACTCGTCCTCCATCATCCTCGACTCCTTCCCGCCGTCGCAGGCCTTCTTCAACCGCTCGCTCGACCCCGTGCTCGTGCCGATGCTCAAGTTCCTGCAGTCCACCGGCGCCCCGCTCATGCTCAACGTCTACCCGTACTACGACTACATGCGCTCCAACGGCGTCATCCCGCTGGACTACGCGCTGTTCCGGCCGCTGCCGCCCAACAAGGAGGCCGTGGACGCCAACACCCTGCTGCACTACACCAACGTCTTCGATGCCGTCGTGGACGCCGCCTACTTCGCCATGGCGTACCTCAACGTCACCAACGTGCCGGTCATGGTGACGGAGACCGGGTGGCCGCACAAGGGCGACGCGTCCGCCGAGCCGGACGCCAACAACGACAACGCCGACACGTACAACAGCAACCTCATCCGGCACGTGATGAACGTCACCGGCACGCCCAAGCACCCCGGGGTGGCCGTGCCGACGTTCATCTACGAGCTGTACGACGAGGACACCCGCCCCGGCACCGCGTCGGAGAAGTACTGGGGCCTGTTCGACATGAACGGCATCCCGGCGTACGCGCTGCACCTGACGGGCTCCGGCGTGCTGCTGGCCAACGACACGACGAACCAGACCTACTGCGTGGCGCGGGAGGGCGCGGACGAGAAGATGCTGCAGGCCGCGCTCGACTGGGCGTGCGGCCCGGGGAAGGTGGACTGCTCCGTGCTGACGCAGGGGAAGCCGTGCTATGACCCGGACACCGTGGAGGATCACGCCACGTACGCGTTCAATGCCTACTACCATGGGATGGGGATGGGCTCAGGGACGTGCTACTTCTCCGGCGTCGCCGTGATCACGACGACCGATCCGA GCCATGGATCTTGTGTCTATAGTGGGAAGAACGGCAGCGCGTTGCTGAATGGAACCTCGCTGGCGCCGTCGTCGAACTCCACCACGGACTCCGGCTCCTGGCGGGCAGCCGGCGATGTGACGTCGTTCGTCCGGATCGTCGTCACCGCGCTGCTCTTGAGCGTCGTCGCTCTGTTGTAG